The genome window gtggtggggaaccCTTATTATCTTTTTTGATTCTGAACTACTCTTGAAAAACAGCCAGCTTGTACAAATAACATGATTGTGAATTTCTCCTGAAGGCTGAAGTTGTGGTTTGCTGTAAGCtatgttaaaaatacatttgccttGGAGaagtgcacttttttttttatatcagcaCTGTTGCTGCCTTCAGTAATGCACAAAGTaaggcagaggggagggagtgtgtgatttttttcaaccTCAACTATAGTTTTTATTATTGTCTATCTgagaatttttaatgtttttattctttttttaaaacaaaatgaataagCTACAGGAATGCtaaacaaaaacccacccaaataCTAGAATACGTTATCTGGGTGTTTGTACTAATCATAGATGAATTACTAGGGAAATGTGAGTTTCAGCATAGTGCCAGAGCACTTCTGCAAATGAAGTGGGAGTGCCTGAAACTGATGCTTGTACAATTTCTAAGGCTGGTAGACCTTATGGTCACAAAAGAGGTTCAACaaggttttttgttggtggttttttgtttgggtttgtttgttttgttttgtttttttggtgtgtgccTACATTACCTTTACTGGTGGGTGGGATAGAGGAATGGAGGCAGACCCCGTTCCCTACTTTTCTGTAATAATCTTGAATACTAAAGATTTGTGTTCTGATCATTAGACTAGACTAAACAGATTCTTTGGTTTGGtcttctcttcctttgctgtgTACATTCGGTGTAGGAAGTCGAACTTTGTCCAGCACCCTCTAAATCCATTGAAAGGTTTCAGATGGGTATTGGTAAATGATACCTCCCAAAACATAAATAGGAGATAGAGGCATCCTGTCTATGTGGCAGAGGTAGGAGCCCCAGTGTGCAGCCCTTCAGACCCCCTTCCTTTCCCACCTGTCTGGTTGTCTGCTAGCAGTCTTTTTATTATCCCCTTCCCTCTACTCTGAGTGCTTCAGTCCTGCTTGCCTAAATGAGTACCTGTTTCCTGACATGCTTTGATAGAATTGGGTGTGATTGGGGCTTGAGGAATGGAGAGGCAGGGTATGCTTTGCCTTCAAAACCTTGGGTCTCTGATGTTAGTGATCCTCTTCATGCTTGGATGCAGATAGATGGTGCTGGCAACTGTAACTGCTACCAAAATCCATCTGGTTCTCCCTCCTGTGTCTAGGGTGCTCCCAAAAAATCCTGAAACCATGCGGGTGTGGGTATCAAAAAGCACACTGCAGACAGAAATATTCTTTAGAGTATCAGATGTAGTCAGATGTCAGGTGTAGCTTTGCTTTTGTCACTTGCTTGaatgggacttttttttttttttcagttggattACATGGGATATGTATGAAGGACTTCCAGAGCAAAATGTAACCCTGTGATTATCTGTACCCCAGGCAGGTGCAAACTCACCTAAAACCTGTGGAATAACATTGATTTTTCCAGCTGATCTTaaatttatgttgttttttGACAGCATTGTgacttcattttgatttttagctCTAGCAGCCAGCTGGTGTCTCAAGTGCATGCACGTGATGCCAGAATCTATCAAGATTTGTGGGGTGCGGTGCTAGTAATGCTCCTTagtggttgttttttgtgttcTGGTCGCCATCCCCATTGTCCCCCCCTAGATCGCTTGATAGAGGAAGGCTTGTTTAGTGTCTTGAAGCAGACTTGGGCGATTctaaagtaaagaaaaataaaatgtctgttcCTTACCTTGGTCTGGGGAATTGGGGTCATTTAATACTGCAGAATTGCTGCGTCTCTTAAGGTACTTGTAAACATTAAAGTTGATTTGTAAAAGGCATTACTACTTAGTTCTACGAATAATTATGTGTGTTACGGTTTGCATAAATGCAGCAGGAAatataagggggaaaaaaatctgtggtgtTCAGTCATTGTTTTACTAGACTTcaaattttttctcattacttcATGAAATTCTTCTCTAATTCAATCtttgtcttttgtctttgctgcCTTGCAGGGTTGGTACAGTAGGCCTCACTAAACTTAGCTGCAACTAAGAATTTCTCCTACATCAACTGAGTTAAGGCTGATGCTCTTGTGGAATGTGGATTAAAAGTGCGTGCTAAGTTCCAAATTTCCATTTGAGAAGCGGAGAAAGTAAATGTGCCACAACCACCAGCATCAGGACAGCAAACCAAGGGACAAAGAATTTGATCCACAGTGTTGATATATGTTAACTGGTTCACGTGTTGCTTAACAGACGTTTGCTGGGGGGCGAGAAGTGGACGTCAGCTGTGCGAAGtcattttgtttacagaaatgaGGGCTTCTTTGGAAACAGCAGACATTGCCATTGTGGCACTGTACTTCGTGCTTGTAATGTGCATAGGTTTTTTTGCCATGTGGAAATACAATCGGAGCACCGTAAGTGGCTACTTTTTGGCAGGGCGTTCTATGACCTGGGTGGCTATTGGTGCATCTTTGTTTGTGAGCAATATTGGAAGTGAACATTTCATTGGGCTCGCAGGATCTGGAGCGGCGAGTGGATTTGCAGTAGGTGCATGGGAATTCAACGCCTTAATGCTTTTGCAGCTTTTAGGATGGGTCTTCGTTCCAGTCTACATCCGGTCGGGAGTGTACACCATGCCTGAATACTTGTCCAAGCGTTTTGGAGGGCATagaattcaaatatattttgcagCATTGTCTCTAATTCTTTATATCTTCACCAAACTCTCAGTTGACTTGTATTCAGGGGCACTTTTTATTCAAGAATCGCTAGGTTGGAACCTCTATTTGTCAGTTATCCTCCTTATTGGAATGACTGCACTGTTGACTGTGACTGGAGGTCTTGTGGCTGTCATCTATACAGACACCCTTCAAGCTTTGCTTATGATTATTGGTGCCCTCACACTTATGATCATAAGTATTACGGAGGTTGGTGGGTTTGAAGAAGTTAAAAGAAGGTACATGTTAGCGTCACCAAATGTTACGTCTATCTTGTTAACCTACAACATTTCCAATACCAATTCCTGCAATGTCAACCCAAAGCCTGATGCTCTTAAAATGTTGCGTGAGCCAACAGATGAAGATATTCCCTGGCCTGGATTTCTGTTGGGACAGACACCAGCTTCTGTGTGGTACTGGTGTGCCGATCAAGTCATAGTTCAGAGAGTTTTAGCTGCAAAAAACATTGCTCATGCCAAAGGATCCACTCTGATGGCAGGCTTCTTAAAGTTGCTGCCAATGTTTATTATAGTTGTCCCAGGGATGATTTCACGAATACTGTTTGCAGATGATATCGCTTGCATTAATCCGGAACACTGTTTTCAAGTCTGCGGGAGCAGAGCTGGATGCTCTAACATAGCCTATCCACGTTTGGTGATGAAACTGGTGCCAGTTGGTCTGCGGGGACTGATGATGGCTGTGATGATTGCTGCACTAATGAGTGACTTGGACTCCATATTCAACAGTGCTAGCACCATATTCACACTTGATGTCTACAAACTCATTCGGAAGAGCGCGACGTCTAGAGAACTGATGATTGTAGGAAGAGTCTTTGTTGCATTCATGGTGGTTATAAGCATTGCCTGGGTGCCGATAATTGTAGAAATGCAAGGTGGTCAGATGTACCTTTATATTCAAGAGGTAGCGGACTACTTGACCCCACCGGTGGCTGCTCTGTTTCTTATGGGTATCTTTTGGAAGCGTTGCAATGAGCAGGGGGCTTTCTATGGTGGAATGGCCGGGTTTGTTCTTGGAGCGATACGGTTGATACTGGCATTTATCTATCGTGCTCCGGAGTGTAACCAGCCGGATACTAGGCCAAGCTTTATCAAAAATATCCATTACATGTATGTTGCAACAGCTCTGTTCTGGATCACTGGCATTGTGACCTTTGTAGTAAGCCTTCTCACGCCTCCACCTACGAAGGAGCAGGTTCGGACGACCACTTTCTGGGCAGTGAAAAACAGGAATGTGAAAGAGAATGCTGCAAAGGGGGAGCTGTACAAAGTGCAAGAAAAGAGCATCCTGAAGTGCAATGAAAACGCTAACCACATCATTCCAAATGgcaaatcagaagaaaatattaaaaatattaagccAGAGGATATCAATCTTCTGGTTACTTGCAGAGATGACAGCAACCCAGTGATTTCTGTGAGTCACTCTGAAGTTGAGACACCAGTTGATTGTTACTCAAATGGACAAGCAGCTTtgatgggggagaaaaagcacGAGGAAGAGACTGATGATAGAGACAGACATTTGAAATTCATAGATTGGTTCTGTGgctttaaaagtaaaaacatgAACAAGAGAGCTCTTCGGGAGATGGAGGAAGAGACTGTTTGTTTACAAATGCTGGAAGAGACTCCAAAAGTTAAACTATTACTAAATACTGGA of Falco cherrug isolate bFalChe1 chromosome 2, bFalChe1.pri, whole genome shotgun sequence contains these proteins:
- the SLC5A3 gene encoding sodium/myo-inositol cotransporter yields the protein MRASLETADIAIVALYFVLVMCIGFFAMWKYNRSTVSGYFLAGRSMTWVAIGASLFVSNIGSEHFIGLAGSGAASGFAVGAWEFNALMLLQLLGWVFVPVYIRSGVYTMPEYLSKRFGGHRIQIYFAALSLILYIFTKLSVDLYSGALFIQESLGWNLYLSVILLIGMTALLTVTGGLVAVIYTDTLQALLMIIGALTLMIISITEVGGFEEVKRRYMLASPNVTSILLTYNISNTNSCNVNPKPDALKMLREPTDEDIPWPGFLLGQTPASVWYWCADQVIVQRVLAAKNIAHAKGSTLMAGFLKLLPMFIIVVPGMISRILFADDIACINPEHCFQVCGSRAGCSNIAYPRLVMKLVPVGLRGLMMAVMIAALMSDLDSIFNSASTIFTLDVYKLIRKSATSRELMIVGRVFVAFMVVISIAWVPIIVEMQGGQMYLYIQEVADYLTPPVAALFLMGIFWKRCNEQGAFYGGMAGFVLGAIRLILAFIYRAPECNQPDTRPSFIKNIHYMYVATALFWITGIVTFVVSLLTPPPTKEQVRTTTFWAVKNRNVKENAAKGELYKVQEKSILKCNENANHIIPNGKSEENIKNIKPEDINLLVTCRDDSNPVISVSHSEVETPVDCYSNGQAALMGEKKHEEETDDRDRHLKFIDWFCGFKSKNMNKRALREMEEETVCLQMLEETPKVKLLLNTGLVCVCSLGIFMFVYFSL